One segment of Plasmodium vivax chromosome 14, whole genome shotgun sequence DNA contains the following:
- a CDS encoding hypothetical protein (encoded by transcript PVX_121905A), which translates to MDQVRELFESPRFDFLRSLIPRRATCGCTSFSKANSVSLTLTICLVVFSMLLANSYFESRYLKPKDILEEERLQRGKTDEEIEKIKAMNEAEMTHAVWM; encoded by the exons atggatcAAGTAAGAGAATTATTTGAAAGTCCTCGATTTGACTTTTTGAGAAGTTTAATTCCAAGGCGTGCTACTTGTGGCTGTACCTCATTTTCAAAAGCTAATTCCGTCTCCCTTACCTTAACCATATGTTTGGTTGTATTTTCAATGCTCCTGGCAAATTCTTATTTTGAGAGTCGCTATTtg AAACCAAAAGATATACTTGAAGAGGAAAGattgcaaaggggaaaaactgatgaagaaattgaaaaaataaaggccaTGAACGAGGCAGAAATGACGCACGCAGTATGGATGTAA